The following coding sequences are from one Alosa alosa isolate M-15738 ecotype Scorff River chromosome 3, AALO_Geno_1.1, whole genome shotgun sequence window:
- the LOC125291666 gene encoding uncharacterized protein LOC125291666, with protein MGLKRTHSLLLQYEKVLESELERRQENCNRDTKMYQERVEGYKAVLKKHREQYHQHPLAQKLLRIQADNEDIERRIRVWEDRIAAGEKQRQALQGASVSTAPPENPEESVSLGQVELQLVDQVEPSVDAKDQLSQGAGCDGQDEDAGFGEERMEEVGAGDPDRDQSRAAAAGPSPGGGLVWTSPEARAVQREVAEQAQQGEMEQEDSFNMSGIAEEMDNELEGVAVENTGQDQDPPTAPATAAPSGASDVGATGDAAVCPPTPPSRMKAVMSTPTFSLSSPNDSLGRRDNSERIPPGFVFSGPLGCRDDSNAKSPGFKFSGPLGGRDDSDAKSPGFEFSGPLGRRDDSDAKSPGFVFSMTSEPSTPAFSGFGFDMGSAAQEEETPFTFTSEYFSDKKSSESKFSGFPFDQSESRSEEDFQFSFSSKSPPL; from the exons ATGGG CCTGAAGAGAACTCACAGCTTATTGCTGCAGTATGAGAAAGTCTTGGAGAGCGAACTGGAGCGCAGACAAGAAAATTGCAACCGAGACAC TAAAATGTACCAGGAGCGTGTGGAGGGCTACAAGGCGGTGCTAAAGAAGCACAGGGAGCAGTACCACCAGCACCCGCTTGCCCAGAAGCTGCTGCGGATCCAGGCAGACAACGAGGACATCGAGAGGAGGATCAGGGTCTGGGAGGACCGCATAGCCGCGGGGGAGAAACAACGGCAGGCACTACAGG GTGCATCAGTCTCTACAGCCCCTCCAGAGAATCCAGAGGAAAG TGTGTCATTAGGTCAGGTGGAACTTCAGCTGGTTGATCAGGTTGAGCCATCAGTGGACGCTAAGGATCAGTTGTCACAG GGCGCTGGCTGCGATGGCCAGGATGAGGATGCTGGgtttggagaggagaggatggaggaagtGGGGGCGGGCGACCCCGACAGAGACCAAAGCAGAGCTGCTGCAGCAGGACCAAGCCCAGGGGGAGGCCTTGTGTGGACCAGCCCAGAAGCcagagcag TGCAGAGGGAGGTAGCAGAGCAGGCGCAGCAGGGAGAGATGGAACAG GAGGACAGCTTTAACATGTCAGGCATCGCTGAAGAGATGGACAATGAGCTTGAGGGGGTGGCAGTGGAGAACACGGGTCAGGACCAGGACCCCCCCACTGCCCCTGCCACCGCTGCCCCCTCTGGGGCCTCTGATGTGGGGGCCACTGGGGACGCTGCCGTCTGCCCTCCTACTCCCCCCTCCAGGATGAAGGCGGTTATGTCCACGCCAACCTTCTCACTCAG TAGCCCAAACGACTCTCTTGGTCGCCGTGACAACTCCGAGAGGATACCCCCAGGCTTTGTGTTCTCTGGCCCTCTTGGTTGCCGTGACGACTCCAATGCGAAGTCCCCAGGCTTCAAGTTCTCCGGTCCTCTCGGTGGCCGTGACGACTCCGATGCGAAGTCCCCAGGCTTTGAGTTCTCTGGTCCTCTCGGTCGCCGTGACGACTCCGATGCGAAGTCCCCAGGCTTTGTGTTCTCGATGACCTCTGAACCCTCTACTCCGGCCTTCTCTGGATTCGGATTCGACATGGGCTCCGCTGCACAAGAGGAG gaAACCCCATTCACATTCACAAGTGAATATTTCAGTGACAAG aaatcaTCTGAATCAAAGTTCTCAG gattTCCATTTGACCAGTCTGAGAGCAGGTCTGAAGAGGACTTCCAGTTCTCCTTCTCATCCAAGAGCCCTCCACTCTGA